Sequence from the Egibacter rhizosphaerae genome:
CCGGTATTTCGCGCCTTGGCTTCCCCAGCGGTAGAAGGGCCCTTCGCTGTCGCGGCCTCGCTTCACCGGCATCGCTATCCCCTTCCGATCACGTACACAGGGACCTCGGCTTTGCGGGCGCGCTCAACCATGTCGGCCGTGCCGCGGCCCAACTCGGGGTCCTCGTGGAACGCGAGGACGAGGTCAGGCCGCCCGCCCCGAAGCATTCGTTCGTTGCGGATGGGCCCCGCCGCGTTCCCGTGCGTGTCCCAATCGGCGGGGTATTGCTGGTGGCGGATGCCCGGGCCGCGCGGGATGAGTGCGGGCCAGGTCAAGGCGCACCTGTCAGCGCCCGGCGCGCCGCCTTCGATCACGGTGAACGTGTCGCCCCGCCCGTTGGCGATGGCGTACCACCCGTAGAGCGCCGCGTGGACGGCCTGCTCGTCGTCCCAGTCGCGGCTTCCGCAGACGAGCACCCTCACCGCTCACCCCCCTGCAACGGCAACACCTCAGCGATGTCGCCAGCCCGCTCCGGCTCGGACACCTGCGGCAACAACTCCTCCTCCGTCGCCCGCCCCGACGACTGGTTCGCGCACTCCGCACACTCCGCGTCGTCACAACCGAGATGGCCCGCCTGCCAACGCCGCCACTGCTCCGGCGCGCAATCCGCGCACGGCACCATCCCGCCATCGCCGGGCATCCAGCCCGACCCGTCGCAGTCGCACACCTCAACCGGGTCTCGACCGCGGTCGCGCAGCGCGCGCTCGACCATCATCTCGGCGAACCGGTCGCCCCACTCGCTCGCCTGCCGGGTCGTCTCGACACCGTCCATGAGCCGCGCGTAGCGGTCGGGCGGCAGGGCCGCGTGCGCTTCGGCGAGCAGCGCGTCCAAGCGGCTCACGACGGCAGCTCCTCGCCTTGCGCGTGGCGGCGCGCCGCCCACGCCAACTCCTCCAACCGCTCATAGGTCGGCGGATGGCCGATGTGGAAATGCTCCGGGCAGAACACGCACCGGTACGCGCGGATCAGCTCGCCGGTGCGGTCGGACGCCTTGTCGGCCTCGAACTTCGCCTGGAACCGGTTCGGATACGCCGTCTTCGAGTCGCAGTGCGCAGCGCGGACCTGCTCGACGCTGCGCATCATCGACCCGCCCGCTCCCGCATCGCGCACACCACCGCGAGCCGATGCGCGAGCACCAGCCCCTGCATGTGCGCCTCCCGCATCACCTCGTCGGTGACGGCGCTCTCGTCGTCGCCGACGACCGCAGCCACGTGCTGGCCGGCGATGTCGGTGACCCAGTCGAACAACCGCAGGATCGCCTCGCGGTCGCTCTGATCGTCCAAGTGGATCCCGCGGGCGCGGGCGCGCTGTTCGTACTCGCGGTCGGACTGGTCGAGATGCGCGACCCACGACGCGTCGTCGAGCGGTTCCGCAGCGAGCACGGTGTCGGTGATCGTGGAAAGGTCCGCCATCGTTCCCTCCTGTCGATCGTACAGGGCTGACTTGTGACTAGCGACCCGCGTCGGCGCGCTGACGCCGCCACACGGCCGCTGCGTACGCAGTGATGCTCTCCCCGAACGTGCGGTCCCCGTCGGCTTCGATCACGCGGATCGCCGCGTCAGCGACGAGCGTGAGCGTCACCGTCGCGCCTGCTTGCGTGATCAGCCGCCTCAGCGCCTTGCGGCCGCGCTGGCAGATCTCCTCCCCGGTGACGTCTTGCAGGAACTCAGCGACGATGTGGGCAGCGAACAGCGGCCATCGTTCGCCGCGAGGGTCGACCGCGCCCGATTCGCGGGCGACGTCGAGCGCCCACCGGTACGAGTCGATGCGCGCGTCGAACCGCGGCGACGACCAGCCGTGATCATGCGCCCACTGCAGAATCTGGCCCGCCAGACGGCTCTCCCCCTGCGGCCTCGTCGGGAACCGACGGATCGCCTCCATCGACGGCGGGTTCGCTGGCTTGTGCGCTGGCTGACTCATCGGCGTCCTCCTCGTGGCGTTGCCGTCCGCGCGCCAGCCACCGGTTCGCCGCGTCGCGGCCGGTGCCGCACAACCCGGCGATCCGGTCGACGGCGACGCCGTGCTGGTCGACGGCGATGCGCACGAACTCGTCGCGCTCGGCGCACGCCGCGTAGTACGCGTCGCGCGCTCGGAACGCCTTGTCGGCGTGCTCGCGCGCCACGTCGAGCAGTTCGTCAGTGTCGAGCTGGCCCGTGTAGCCGCGCTGGCGCTTGCGCACCGGACATTCGTCGTCGTGCTGGCGCCTGCGAGCATCCGCGGTCTTCCAGTCGGGAAAGCCGCCGGTGAGATGGCCGCAGCCGGTCGGGGGGAAGCACCACACGCGCCAGTTGCCGCTCGCGTCTTCGCGGACGATCGCTCGCGGCTCGCCGCTCACGCGTCAGCCCCCTCGAACTCCTCGTCGGCTTCGGCGTCCTCGGCGACGCCGACCACGCCCTCCAGGTCCTGCGGGGTGACCTGCTCGGGATCGCCGCCGCGCGGCTCCTCGTCGCCGGGGAACGGCAACCGCTCGACGCCTTCCTCGGCGTCTTCGAGCTGCTGGTGCTCGTCGCGTAGCTCGGCGATCGTCTTGCCGACCCGCTGGGGGTGGGTGACGTACACCTCGTTCGGGTCGATCACGTGCAGGCGAGTGAGCAGCTTGTCGTGGATCTTGTGGGCGACCTCGGCGACCGTGCCGACCATGACGATCGCGATCTCGTCTTCGCGGTGCATCGGCTCGTGGCACGCGCCCGTACCGGACACGCGGATGCGGCCTCGGTGGACTTCTTCGCCTTCGAAGTCGGGGAACTTGTTCATCGCGGCTCCTTTCCTATTGGTGCGGCAGTCCCGCGTACACCGCGACCCGGTCCGAGCCGCAGTGCCAGCACTGGGGGGACTCGCCCCA
This genomic interval carries:
- a CDS encoding SLOG family protein; amino-acid sequence: MRVLVCGSRDWDDEQAVHAALYGWYAIANGRGDTFTVIEGGAPGADRCALTWPALIPRGPGIRHQQYPADWDTHGNAAGPIRNERMLRGGRPDLVLAFHEDPELGRGTADMVERARKAEVPVYVIGRG